From the genome of bacterium, one region includes:
- a CDS encoding sigma-54 dependent transcriptional regulator, translating to MTAEERRGRIVIVDDDAGGRQAMARALERVGFEVAPFADGIEALAFLREHPDTELVLTDLRMPGIDGIEVLRRARELVADIGVLMITAYGSVETAVGAMKFGAEDYLEKPVNLDVLRGRVTTLVEKVRLGREVNEFREVERILVEQGAFEGMVGQTPAMMELFRKIQQVAAARSSVLILGESGAGKELVARAIHRHSPRARQTFLPVDCAAIPAEILESELFGHERGAFTGAQMRKPGKFELATGGTLFLDEIGELPLALQAKLLRALETQTFMRVGGTEEVHVDVRVLAATNRDLGRMADAGEFRQDLYYRLAVVTLRIPSLRERRSDVPLLAASFLERFAKENGRKTPLLTPDALQVLKHAPWPGNVRELRNMMESLVILHPGEEVQAQHLPEELRRAAREEELSAGELALPASSGALVGRTMEEIEREVILKTLERTAGNRTAAAEMLGIGLRTLQRKIKQYREEGYPVMGADIGD from the coding sequence ATGACCGCGGAGGAACGGCGCGGCAGGATCGTGATCGTGGACGACGACGCCGGCGGCCGTCAGGCGATGGCGCGGGCGCTGGAGCGGGTCGGCTTCGAAGTGGCCCCGTTCGCCGACGGCATCGAGGCGCTGGCGTTCCTGCGCGAGCATCCCGACACGGAGCTCGTCCTGACCGACCTGCGGATGCCGGGGATCGACGGGATCGAGGTCCTGCGCCGCGCGCGGGAGCTGGTCGCCGACATCGGCGTGCTGATGATCACCGCCTACGGCTCGGTCGAGACCGCCGTCGGCGCGATGAAGTTCGGCGCCGAGGACTACCTCGAGAAGCCGGTCAACCTCGACGTCCTGCGCGGACGCGTGACGACGCTGGTGGAGAAGGTCCGCCTCGGCCGCGAGGTGAACGAGTTCCGCGAGGTCGAGCGGATCCTCGTCGAGCAGGGCGCGTTCGAGGGGATGGTCGGCCAGACGCCGGCGATGATGGAGCTGTTCCGCAAGATCCAGCAGGTCGCGGCGGCCCGCTCGTCGGTGCTGATCCTCGGCGAGTCGGGCGCCGGCAAGGAGCTGGTCGCCCGGGCGATCCACCGCCACTCGCCGCGCGCGCGCCAGACGTTCCTGCCGGTGGACTGCGCGGCGATCCCGGCGGAGATCCTCGAGTCGGAGCTGTTCGGCCACGAGCGGGGCGCCTTCACCGGCGCGCAAATGCGCAAGCCGGGGAAGTTCGAGCTGGCGACCGGCGGCACCCTCTTCCTCGACGAGATCGGCGAGTTGCCGCTGGCCCTGCAGGCCAAGCTGCTGCGGGCGCTGGAGACGCAGACCTTCATGCGGGTCGGCGGCACCGAGGAAGTGCACGTGGACGTGCGGGTCCTCGCCGCGACGAACCGCGACCTCGGCCGGATGGCCGACGCCGGCGAGTTCCGTCAGGACCTCTACTACCGCCTCGCCGTGGTCACGCTGCGGATCCCGTCGCTGCGCGAGCGGCGCTCCGACGTGCCGCTGCTCGCCGCCTCGTTCCTCGAGCGGTTCGCCAAGGAGAACGGGCGCAAGACGCCGCTCCTCACGCCGGACGCGCTGCAGGTGCTGAAGCACGCCCCGTGGCCGGGCAACGTCCGCGAACTGCGCAACATGATGGAGTCGCTGGTGATCCTCCATCCCGGCGAGGAGGTGCAGGCCCAGCACCTGCCGGAGGAACTCCGCCGCGCCGCGCGCGAGGAGGAACTGTCGGCCGGCGAGCTCGCCCTGCCGGCCAGCTCCGGCGCGCTCGTCGGGCGGACGATGGAGGAGATCGAGCGGGAAGTGATCCTGAAGACGCTCGAGCGGACGGCGGGGAACCGCACCGCCGCCGCGGAGATGCTCGGGATCGGCCTGCGGACCCTCCAGCGGAAGATCAAGCAGTACCGCGAGGAAGGGTATCCGGTCATGGGCGCCGACATCGGCGATTGA
- a CDS encoding trypsin-like peptidase domain-containing protein gives MNRAKPFVVAGMIALSAVAGLAVAWLVPGAATEANAATGDLKLAPPPPASAAVNVPSFADLAERATPSVVAITSSKMVEQGRDQKDFFDNPFFRRFFRDNPFGGGSDDDENNDAQPQSRDNRRQQPRKEKKMWGGSGFFITADGYILTNKHVVDGAEELFVRTGSMAQTDEGLKARLVGKDPYLDLALLKVEGRNDWPALPLGDSDRVRVGEWAVAIGNPIMFRNSVTVGVVSGKGRRLDFDPSNLGDYIQTDASINFGNSGGPLLNARGEVIGISTAIIRDEPGTMGGNGYIQGIGFALPISAAKKVLNQLAGTGTVKRGYLGVSVQAMDPERADYLGAPKGRGAYVARVDKGTPADKAGVKPDDIILAVDGKAVNSSEELVNEVSAHSPGEKIRLTLWREKRETDVVVTLAERKVGTEPQEKGGDEETTPDETAATALGFSVGPLPQALRDRLSKMDPPVKGILITDVDPSSAAAAKGLAAGLILLEINNAPTPTADAYRKAAAAVPPGSVVKLRVLDRSGDEFTLFFRAPNKK, from the coding sequence ATGAACCGTGCAAAGCCGTTCGTCGTGGCCGGGATGATCGCCCTTTCCGCCGTCGCGGGTCTCGCGGTGGCGTGGCTAGTTCCCGGCGCCGCCACCGAGGCGAACGCCGCCACCGGCGACTTGAAGCTCGCCCCGCCCCCGCCCGCTTCGGCGGCGGTCAACGTTCCCTCCTTCGCCGACCTCGCCGAGCGCGCGACCCCCTCGGTCGTCGCGATCACCTCGAGCAAGATGGTCGAGCAGGGCCGGGACCAGAAGGACTTCTTCGACAACCCGTTCTTCCGCCGCTTTTTCCGCGACAACCCGTTCGGCGGCGGCTCGGACGACGACGAGAACAACGACGCCCAGCCGCAGTCGCGCGACAACCGCCGGCAGCAGCCCCGCAAGGAAAAGAAAATGTGGGGCGGCTCGGGGTTCTTCATCACCGCCGACGGCTACATCCTGACCAACAAGCACGTCGTGGACGGCGCCGAGGAGCTGTTCGTCCGCACCGGGTCGATGGCCCAGACGGACGAAGGGCTCAAGGCGCGGCTCGTCGGCAAGGATCCGTACCTCGACCTCGCGCTGCTCAAGGTCGAGGGGCGCAACGACTGGCCGGCTCTCCCGCTCGGCGACTCCGACCGCGTGCGGGTCGGCGAGTGGGCCGTGGCGATCGGCAACCCGATCATGTTCCGCAACTCGGTCACCGTCGGCGTGGTCAGCGGCAAGGGACGGCGGCTCGACTTCGATCCGTCGAACCTCGGCGACTACATCCAGACCGACGCCTCGATCAACTTCGGCAACTCGGGCGGGCCGCTGCTCAACGCGCGCGGCGAGGTGATCGGGATCAGCACCGCGATCATCCGCGACGAGCCGGGCACGATGGGCGGCAACGGCTACATCCAGGGGATCGGCTTCGCGCTGCCGATCAGCGCGGCGAAGAAGGTCCTGAACCAGCTCGCCGGAACCGGCACCGTGAAGCGCGGCTACCTCGGCGTCTCGGTGCAGGCGATGGACCCGGAGCGGGCCGACTACCTCGGCGCGCCGAAGGGACGCGGGGCCTACGTCGCGCGCGTGGACAAGGGAACGCCGGCCGACAAGGCGGGCGTGAAGCCGGACGACATCATCCTCGCGGTGGACGGCAAGGCGGTGAACTCGAGCGAGGAGCTGGTCAACGAGGTCAGCGCGCACAGCCCCGGCGAGAAGATCCGCCTGACGCTTTGGCGCGAGAAGCGCGAGACGGACGTCGTCGTGACCTTGGCCGAACGGAAGGTCGGGACGGAGCCGCAGGAGAAGGGCGGCGACGAAGAGACGACGCCGGACGAGACGGCCGCGACCGCGCTCGGCTTCAGCGTCGGCCCGCTGCCGCAGGCGCTGCGGGACCGTCTCTCCAAGATGGATCCGCCGGTCAAGGGGATCCTGATCACCGACGTCGATCCCTCCTCGGCCGCCGCCGCGAAGGGGCTCGCCGCCGGGCTGATCCTGCTCGAGATCAACAACGCGCCGACGCCGACCGCGGACGCCTACCGCAAGGCGGCCGCGGCCGTGCCGCCGGGAAGCGTGGTCAAGCTGCGCGTTTTGGACCGCTCGGGAGACGAGTTCACGCTCTTCTTCCGCGCGCCGAACAAGAAGTGA